From the Pedobacter cryoconitis genome, one window contains:
- a CDS encoding relaxase/mobilization nuclease domain-containing protein, with translation MVAKIKIGKSIGGILHYNENKVIEGVAKLILASGFAGEIENMDFEHKLKRFEHLTTLKPSIKTNALHISLNFHSSENIDDTKMQDIAIAYMESIGFGDQPFLVYRHNDAAHQHIHIATTSIQRNGKPIKTHNIGRLVSEPARKKIEKDFNLVIAENKRFSPEPGIKPIDQSIITYGRLPTKKSINNVLSTVIGSYKYTSLAELNAVLKQFNVLADRGAEETEMYKKKGLIYSIIDEHGKKIGVPIKSSSFYSKPTLQNLEKRYEKNSELRKPLKHDLLKRINKVLESYQSITKNTLITELKKVGVNLILRTNEQGRIYGTTFVDHINKTVFNGSDLGKLYSANNLSQRISTNDTIKTYLVPLNGQNGYLKSNTDQQFKARLFPIQTTTISIGDIFGKPEIDYNPMPNKRKKRKRGLTR, from the coding sequence ATGGTTGCAAAAATAAAAATTGGAAAAAGCATAGGTGGAATTCTCCATTATAATGAGAATAAAGTGATAGAGGGCGTTGCTAAATTAATATTGGCGAGTGGTTTTGCCGGAGAAATTGAAAACATGGATTTTGAGCATAAATTGAAAAGATTTGAGCATTTAACTACGCTTAAACCCAGTATTAAAACCAATGCACTGCATATCTCCCTTAATTTTCATTCAAGCGAAAATATCGATGATACCAAGATGCAGGACATTGCAATTGCTTATATGGAGTCAATCGGGTTTGGTGACCAACCTTTTTTGGTGTATAGACATAATGATGCGGCACATCAGCACATACATATAGCTACAACAAGTATTCAACGCAACGGTAAGCCCATTAAAACCCATAATATAGGTAGGTTGGTTTCGGAGCCAGCTAGAAAGAAAATTGAAAAAGATTTCAACTTAGTTATTGCAGAGAATAAAAGGTTCAGCCCTGAGCCAGGTATTAAACCAATTGACCAAAGTATCATTACCTATGGTCGTTTACCTACAAAGAAGTCTATTAATAATGTTCTCAGTACAGTAATTGGCTCATATAAATATACCTCACTTGCAGAATTGAATGCTGTGTTAAAGCAGTTTAATGTTCTTGCAGATAGAGGGGCGGAAGAAACTGAAATGTATAAAAAGAAAGGTTTGATCTATTCAATCATTGATGAACACGGGAAAAAGATAGGTGTACCAATTAAATCAAGTTCTTTTTATAGTAAACCTACATTACAAAATCTGGAGAAGAGGTACGAGAAAAATTCAGAATTGCGAAAGCCTTTAAAACATGATCTATTAAAACGGATTAACAAAGTTCTCGAATCTTATCAGAGCATAACTAAGAATACCCTTATCACAGAATTGAAGAAAGTTGGTGTCAACCTTATATTACGAACGAACGAGCAAGGTCGGATCTACGGGACAACATTTGTTGATCACATTAATAAGACTGTTTTCAATGGAAGCGACTTAGGTAAGCTCTACAGCGCTAATAACCTTTCACAACGGATAAGTACTAATGATACCATTAAGACTTATTTAGTGCCTCTAAATGGGCAGAATGGTTATTTAAAAAGCAATACAGACCAGCAATTTAAAGCTCGTCTATTTCCAATACAAACAACTACAATATCTATTGGTGACATTTTCGGTAAGCCGGAGATAGATTATAACCCAATGCCAAATAAAAGGAAGAAAAGAAAAAGGGGATTAACTAGATAA
- a CDS encoding mobilization protein, giving the protein MSRRKSRDQEKILSHPIIIRLTESQYKKLADLWIESDSKSIGDVVRKIISNRPIKILHKDISMNAPMEEMALIRKEIKSIGVNINQQTHSFHISQNPMERKFYSIKTAETYKTIEPKIERLIFLISKLAEKWLQK; this is encoded by the coding sequence ATGTCAAGGAGAAAATCAAGAGATCAGGAGAAGATTTTAAGCCATCCTATTATTATCAGATTAACAGAAAGTCAATATAAGAAGCTTGCAGATTTGTGGATAGAGAGTGACAGTAAGTCCATTGGTGATGTGGTTAGAAAAATCATTTCTAATCGTCCTATAAAAATTTTGCATAAGGACATTTCTATGAATGCCCCAATGGAAGAAATGGCTCTAATCCGAAAAGAGATTAAAAGTATAGGTGTAAATATTAATCAACAAACCCATAGTTTTCATATTAGCCAAAACCCAATGGAGCGAAAATTTTATTCGATTAAAACGGCAGAAACCTACAAAACAATCGAGCCTAAGATTGAAAGACTCATTTTCCTAATTTCTAAACTAGCTGAAAAATGGTTGCAAAAATAA
- a CDS encoding PAS domain-containing sensor histidine kinase: MDSDYSFLNAGGNVGSLLRILQSKIAILNSPEICTPTLKTSLGICLNSGFPIAICWGKDFTFFYNDQYSLILGEKHPKALGSPTEIVYAEIWDTLEPQLTSVISSGITIKLPDAPFLLYRNSYLEECYFDYTLSPIYNAEGKIEGIFNVVIETTNKVIGQRRSQLMNKLIKIENTAQTLEKCINNCKMVLNEEQQEIPFYLIYLKRKDKIYALAASGGIDQPIDHHKWPVEDLLKSGNTVFLDSIADYLAEPIITFYPEPCCEAAIIPLKNQNAPISGYMIVGLSPRKKNDTDYKQFIENVGSVIGNCLSSAFSFDEFLSLEIEKENLLRIVSHELKAPITSIKGYAQLVMRVSEKKWDDDSFKLLIKMTSQINKLNLIITDMLDGTNFNSGRIHVTVTEFGFDNLVKKIVNEIYTSNSKHNIQIELGCINLYNGDKTRIGQVISNLLSNAIKYSPNGGNILIRTSEDNEKISFSISDQGIGIRKAEQQKIFERFYRSIEITRYPYPGMGLGLFISNEIIKLMGGKLWCESEEGKGTIFYFTLPLDYKSTN, encoded by the coding sequence ATGGATAGTGATTACTCTTTTTTAAATGCTGGAGGAAATGTGGGTAGTTTACTTAGAATTTTACAATCCAAAATAGCAATATTAAATTCCCCGGAAATTTGTACACCGACACTTAAGACTTCATTAGGAATTTGCTTGAACTCTGGCTTTCCAATCGCGATTTGCTGGGGCAAGGACTTCACTTTCTTTTATAATGATCAATATTCGTTGATTTTAGGCGAGAAGCATCCCAAGGCACTTGGTAGCCCTACAGAAATTGTCTATGCAGAAATTTGGGATACCCTGGAACCGCAGCTAACATCGGTAATAAGTAGTGGTATCACTATAAAATTACCTGATGCACCTTTTCTGCTATACCGCAATAGTTATTTGGAAGAATGTTATTTTGATTATACCCTATCCCCAATTTACAATGCTGAAGGGAAAATAGAAGGCATTTTTAATGTAGTTATAGAAACTACAAACAAAGTTATTGGACAAAGACGAAGTCAATTAATGAATAAGCTAATAAAAATTGAAAACACCGCTCAAACTCTTGAAAAGTGTATCAATAATTGTAAAATGGTATTAAACGAGGAGCAGCAAGAAATTCCATTTTACTTAATTTACCTAAAACGGAAAGACAAAATATATGCACTTGCTGCCTCTGGGGGAATTGATCAACCAATAGATCATCACAAATGGCCAGTAGAAGATTTACTAAAATCTGGAAATACAGTATTTCTCGACTCCATTGCCGACTATTTAGCAGAGCCGATTATAACTTTTTATCCTGAACCCTGCTGTGAGGCCGCAATCATACCACTAAAAAATCAAAATGCACCAATTTCGGGTTATATGATAGTTGGATTATCACCGAGAAAAAAAAATGACACCGACTACAAACAATTTATTGAAAATGTTGGTAGTGTGATAGGAAATTGTTTATCAAGTGCGTTTTCTTTCGACGAATTTCTTTCTTTAGAAATAGAAAAGGAAAATCTTTTGAGGATTGTAAGCCATGAGCTTAAGGCCCCAATAACAAGTATTAAAGGATATGCTCAACTGGTAATGAGAGTTTCAGAAAAAAAATGGGATGATGATAGTTTTAAACTGTTGATTAAAATGACTTCACAAATCAATAAACTTAACCTTATCATTACGGATATGCTCGATGGAACGAATTTTAACAGCGGTAGAATTCACGTGACTGTTACAGAATTTGGTTTCGATAACCTTGTAAAGAAGATCGTAAATGAAATATATACTTCTAATAGTAAGCATAATATCCAAATAGAACTTGGGTGCATAAACTTGTACAATGGGGATAAGACAAGAATTGGTCAGGTAATTTCAAATTTACTTTCAAACGCCATTAAATATTCACCAAATGGCGGAAACATATTAATTCGTACAAGTGAAGATAACGAAAAAATTAGCTTTAGCATATCAGACCAAGGTATTGGAATCAGAAAAGCTGAACAGCAAAAAATATTCGAACGCTTCTACAGGTCAATTGAAATCACACGATATCCTTATCCAGGTATGGGTTTAGGCCTGTTTATTTCTAATGAGATCATCAAACTTATGGGTGGAAAACTCTGGTGTGAATCTGAAGAAGGGAAAGGTACTATTTTCTATTTCACATTACCTCTTGACTACAAATCAACCAATTAA
- a CDS encoding VIT family protein, producing MELEEHYTNRSGWLRAAVLGANDGILSTTSLAIGIAAASTTRGPIVLAALAGLVAGALSMAAGEYVSVSSQSDIETADLKREKMELEKMPEIELKELAKLYQQRGLEESLALQVATQLTAHDALGAHARDELGINEITQAKPMQAALASAGSFITGGMLPMLVSIFAPLHLMVIYQYSFSIVFLAFSAIVAAKAGGSSVSKAVIRICFWGTAAMLMTAAVGYLFGVKTA from the coding sequence ATGGAACTTGAAGAACATTACACCAATAGAAGCGGTTGGTTAAGAGCAGCCGTTTTAGGCGCAAATGACGGTATTCTTTCTACAACCAGTCTGGCCATTGGCATTGCCGCAGCGAGTACTACACGAGGACCAATTGTATTGGCTGCCTTGGCAGGACTGGTTGCCGGAGCATTGTCTATGGCTGCCGGAGAATACGTTTCTGTGAGTTCACAATCGGATATCGAAACTGCCGATTTGAAGAGGGAGAAAATGGAATTGGAAAAGATGCCAGAAATTGAACTGAAGGAATTAGCCAAACTTTACCAACAGAGAGGTCTGGAAGAAAGTCTGGCCTTGCAGGTTGCTACACAGCTCACTGCGCATGATGCTTTAGGCGCACATGCGAGGGATGAACTCGGCATCAATGAGATTACCCAGGCAAAGCCAATGCAAGCTGCTTTAGCTTCAGCAGGTTCATTTATTACGGGCGGAATGCTCCCGATGCTAGTGTCTATTTTTGCACCACTTCACCTGATGGTCATTTATCAATATAGTTTTTCGATCGTATTTTTAGCTTTTTCTGCAATTGTTGCAGCGAAAGCAGGCGGATCTTCAGTGAGTAAAGCTGTTATCCGGATTTGTTTCTGGGGAACAGCAGCGATGTTAATGACTGCTGCTGTTGGCTATCTTTTCGGTGTTAAAACAGCCTAG
- a CDS encoding cytochrome b/b6 domain-containing protein, which yields MAIIEPLRNDIDHPAKLKKHSRSIRLWHWLNLLVITGSLLTVLLNSTLFDVKSNTKFILQQSGTSITAQQAKDIANGMEDQIWSIHIYFGYTLAALFLFRLLSAFSSSTGQGFFGNLKSAYQAYRKQSKESHVALHEFTVKCLYLIFYSLLAIMVITGLAMTFDQELGISKTVSHSIKGFHGFCMYLILIFILVHIVGVLLAERKESKGIVSDMINGGKT from the coding sequence ATGGCTATCATTGAACCATTGAGGAACGACATTGATCATCCTGCTAAATTGAAAAAGCACAGCAGATCTATCAGGCTGTGGCATTGGCTAAATCTGCTGGTCATTACCGGATCACTACTCACAGTGCTGTTAAACTCAACTTTATTCGATGTAAAAAGTAATACCAAATTTATACTACAGCAATCTGGTACCTCAATAACCGCTCAACAAGCCAAAGATATAGCAAATGGTATGGAAGATCAGATTTGGAGTATTCATATTTACTTTGGTTATACACTTGCAGCATTATTCTTGTTCCGGCTACTCTCTGCATTTTCTTCGTCTACAGGGCAAGGCTTTTTCGGTAACTTAAAAAGTGCTTACCAGGCTTATCGTAAACAAAGTAAGGAATCTCATGTAGCCTTACACGAGTTTACGGTTAAATGCTTATACCTTATTTTCTATTCATTACTTGCCATCATGGTTATAACAGGCTTAGCTATGACATTCGATCAGGAATTAGGCATCAGTAAAACTGTAAGTCACAGCATTAAAGGATTTCATGGTTTTTGTATGTATTTAATCCTGATCTTTATCTTGGTACATATCGTTGGTGTACTTCTGGCAGAACGGAAAGAAAGCAAAGGGATAGTATCAGACATGATTAACGGAGGAAAAACATAA
- a CDS encoding DUF3570 domain-containing protein yields MRKIYLHVLLLFLGVLGAHGQIKSKPAPADSSNYQSRKLKLDEINLVSAYYHQNGNNSAVTGGIGTEKLTDFANTIDLQMSNFNKAGKKNTFLFELGVDHYTSASSDKIDPSTISSASMADTRIYPSLNWTKSNEKTGNAFGFTGSFSKEYDYQSLGAGFNLTRLSKDKNTQFDFKLQAFLDTWKVILPIELRPATSGNGRESRSEGSSPRNSFSTSFSISQVINPKLQALIIIEPAYQKGLLATKYQRDYFTDGSVRAETLPDKRYKLPIAARLNYFATDQVIIRTYYRYFMDNWGIRAHTAEIEVPVKLTSFVSLSPFYRYNKQTGTRYFAPYGQHDPSATYFTSDYDLSTLNSDFYGAGIRLAPPHGVFGWRHLNMLELRYGHYSRSTGLVSNIITLNLKVK; encoded by the coding sequence ATGAGAAAGATCTATCTGCATGTACTGCTGCTGTTCCTCGGTGTTTTAGGTGCCCATGGACAAATTAAAAGCAAACCTGCCCCTGCCGACAGCAGTAATTATCAAAGCAGGAAACTTAAACTGGACGAAATCAACCTGGTATCGGCCTACTATCATCAAAACGGCAACAATTCAGCCGTTACAGGTGGTATTGGAACTGAAAAACTAACAGATTTTGCTAATACAATCGATCTGCAAATGTCCAATTTCAATAAAGCAGGCAAGAAAAACACCTTTTTGTTTGAACTGGGTGTAGATCATTATACTTCTGCTTCTTCTGATAAGATTGATCCAAGTACGATTTCTTCAGCATCGATGGCTGATACTCGTATTTATCCGTCTTTAAACTGGACGAAAAGCAATGAAAAAACCGGAAATGCTTTTGGTTTTACAGGTTCTTTCTCCAAAGAATATGATTATCAGTCACTAGGTGCCGGATTTAACCTGACCCGCTTATCGAAAGATAAAAACACTCAGTTTGATTTTAAACTACAGGCATTTTTAGATACATGGAAAGTCATTTTGCCTATTGAACTGCGGCCCGCAACAAGCGGCAACGGTCGCGAATCTAGAAGTGAAGGCTCTAGCCCAAGAAATTCATTCAGCACTTCTTTTTCTATTTCACAGGTTATCAATCCAAAACTTCAGGCACTGATTATTATTGAACCTGCTTATCAAAAGGGTTTACTAGCCACCAAATACCAACGTGATTATTTTACAGATGGTTCTGTAAGAGCAGAAACGCTGCCTGATAAAAGATATAAATTACCTATTGCCGCAAGGTTAAACTACTTTGCCACTGACCAGGTGATTATACGGACTTATTACCGTTACTTTATGGATAACTGGGGCATCAGAGCACATACCGCAGAAATAGAAGTTCCGGTGAAACTCACCTCATTTGTCTCCTTAAGTCCATTTTACCGCTATAACAAGCAAACAGGAACCCGATATTTTGCACCCTATGGGCAACATGATCCTTCTGCTACCTATTTTACCAGTGATTATGACCTGTCAACCCTGAACAGTGATTTTTATGGGGCGGGAATCCGGCTTGCACCTCCGCACGGTGTATTTGGCTGGCGACATCTGAATATGCTGGAACTGAGATACGGGCATTATAGCAGATCTACAGGACTGGTTTCCAACATCATTACTTTAAATTTAAAAGTAAAATAA
- a CDS encoding DUF4266 domain-containing protein yields MKKSIPIAVLLGSGIFAMSLLSACATVKPYQKNKLNDSEMALSSRTAQKFEQSFQLYREGGSGANGGKSGGGCGCN; encoded by the coding sequence ATGAAAAAGTCCATTCCAATAGCAGTATTACTCGGCTCGGGCATTTTTGCAATGAGCCTGCTGAGCGCATGTGCAACAGTAAAACCGTATCAGAAAAATAAGCTCAATGATTCTGAAATGGCTTTATCCTCCCGAACGGCGCAAAAGTTTGAACAGAGTTTCCAGTTATACCGTGAAGGCGGTTCTGGTGCCAATGGTGGCAAAAGCGGTGGTGGTTGTGGTTGTAATTAA
- a CDS encoding FAD:protein FMN transferase, with protein MADATYNRVLKLMGNRFEFTVIADHGTAGEKAVDAAIAEVSRIEELLSTFKETSQTSLINQYAGIKPVKVDPEVIELIQRAVKISDITQGAFDISYGSIDKSLWNFDVNMTSLPDFETARQSVGLINYQHVIIDPENSTVMLKQQGMRIGFGGIGKGYAADRAKQILQRIGIEHGIVNAAGDLITWGSQSTGKPWTIGIADPDQSSRPFSALNISNMAIATSGDYEKYATINGRRYSHTIDPKTGLPVSGIKSVSIICPSAELADALATPVIVMGVQIGLDLINQLKHVACIIIDDQDQLYTSKNINVKQ; from the coding sequence ATGGCGGACGCAACTTACAATAGGGTATTAAAACTCATGGGTAACCGTTTTGAGTTTACGGTAATTGCGGATCATGGAACTGCTGGCGAAAAAGCTGTTGATGCAGCTATAGCAGAGGTTAGCAGGATTGAAGAATTACTAAGTACATTCAAAGAGACCAGTCAAACCAGCCTCATCAATCAATATGCAGGTATAAAGCCAGTTAAAGTTGATCCTGAAGTGATTGAGCTCATTCAGCGTGCAGTAAAAATATCAGACATTACCCAGGGTGCCTTCGACATTAGCTATGGTTCTATCGATAAAAGCCTTTGGAACTTTGATGTCAATATGACCTCACTGCCAGATTTTGAAACAGCACGTCAATCAGTCGGTCTGATCAACTACCAACATGTAATTATAGATCCTGAAAATTCTACGGTCATGCTTAAACAACAAGGCATGCGGATCGGATTTGGTGGCATAGGAAAAGGATATGCAGCCGACAGGGCCAAACAAATATTGCAGCGTATAGGAATCGAACATGGAATAGTAAACGCAGCAGGTGACCTGATTACTTGGGGCAGCCAATCAACTGGTAAGCCCTGGACGATAGGCATTGCCGATCCTGATCAAAGCAGCCGCCCTTTTTCTGCGCTAAACATTAGCAATATGGCTATTGCAACATCTGGAGATTATGAAAAGTATGCTACTATAAACGGTCGCAGATACTCCCATACGATTGACCCCAAAACGGGTTTACCGGTTAGTGGAATTAAAAGTGTAAGCATCATTTGTCCAAGCGCCGAACTAGCCGATGCACTCGCTACACCTGTGATTGTAATGGGTGTGCAAATAGGCCTTGATTTGATCAATCAGTTAAAACATGTGGCCTGTATCATTATAGATGATCAGGATCAGTTGTATACTTCAAAGAACATTAATGTAAAACAATGA